The following are encoded together in the Halopseudomonas salegens genome:
- a CDS encoding sensor domain-containing diguanylate cyclase: MSAPFADNDLLEASIEAISDAVLITDAQLDHPGPFIVYANHAFCQLTGYTPSELEGCTPRILQGPETDRELLRTMKSQLRSAQTFNGETVNYRKDGTAFRMQWSIRPYPSDAEPEYYIAVQRDVSSLRDLEQHRRQLQRLVDIQTQVGNAGLDLQSLREQIAEIGLVVTGADGAAVEEAIDGEMVYTAAAGGAESSVGMRLPIAGSLSGACYRAREPIHCRDTHIEPRVAREAADRVGFRSGLLVPLIYADECFGVFKVYAGRIDAFSASDMEVLSMASQVLASSLANARRFKGERDRRRLLVDSLPILIAFIDPQLRYREINATYTRWYDLPADQIIGRPVADIMGEAAFANIEPYMLAALSGQHVAFESLFPHPSGRIIPVAVDYTPLRGNQGEVQGFYAMVRDVSDRKRAERDPLTDTLNRRGFDDQLELAFATARRYERPLALIFLDLDHFKSINDRYGHTVGDDVLCAVARDLCAAVRDSDIVSRWGGEEFVILAPETPLIEAEQLANRLCRMLAEQHYSFVGQVTASFGVAELTPKESKSDFIRRADQALYAAKTAGRNRVERARGPE; the protein is encoded by the coding sequence TTGAGCGCGCCCTTTGCTGACAATGACTTGCTTGAAGCCTCGATCGAGGCCATCTCGGATGCGGTGCTGATTACAGACGCCCAGCTGGATCACCCCGGTCCCTTTATCGTCTACGCCAATCATGCTTTTTGCCAACTGACCGGTTATACCCCGTCTGAACTCGAGGGCTGTACACCCCGGATACTTCAGGGTCCGGAGACTGATCGTGAGCTGCTGCGGACGATGAAAAGTCAACTTCGGTCCGCTCAGACGTTCAATGGAGAGACGGTCAATTACCGCAAGGATGGCACTGCCTTTCGCATGCAGTGGTCGATTCGACCCTATCCCTCCGACGCCGAGCCCGAGTATTACATTGCGGTACAGCGTGACGTCAGCTCGCTGCGCGATCTTGAACAGCATCGCCGGCAGTTGCAGCGGCTGGTTGATATCCAGACCCAGGTAGGCAACGCGGGTCTCGATTTGCAAAGCCTGCGCGAACAGATAGCGGAGATCGGGCTGGTGGTGACCGGTGCCGACGGTGCTGCCGTGGAAGAAGCGATAGACGGTGAGATGGTGTATACCGCTGCGGCAGGTGGTGCTGAAAGCTCGGTAGGTATGCGCTTGCCGATAGCCGGCAGCCTCTCGGGGGCCTGCTATCGCGCCCGTGAACCCATTCATTGCCGTGACACCCATATCGAACCCCGCGTCGCCCGTGAGGCGGCCGACCGCGTGGGGTTTCGTTCCGGCCTCTTGGTGCCGCTCATCTATGCGGATGAGTGTTTTGGTGTGTTCAAGGTCTATGCCGGGCGCATCGACGCTTTCAGCGCGAGCGACATGGAGGTGCTCAGTATGGCAAGCCAGGTGCTGGCGTCTTCACTGGCCAATGCCCGGCGCTTCAAGGGCGAGCGGGACCGGCGCCGTCTGCTGGTAGACTCACTGCCCATTCTGATTGCCTTTATCGACCCGCAGCTGCGCTATCGCGAAATCAACGCTACCTACACCCGCTGGTACGATCTTCCGGCTGACCAGATTATCGGCAGGCCGGTGGCCGACATCATGGGCGAGGCGGCGTTTGCCAACATCGAGCCCTACATGCTGGCGGCTCTGTCAGGCCAGCACGTCGCATTCGAGAGTCTGTTTCCGCACCCGAGCGGTCGCATTATCCCGGTAGCGGTGGACTACACTCCACTGCGCGGGAACCAGGGCGAGGTCCAGGGCTTCTATGCCATGGTGCGCGATGTCAGTGACCGCAAACGGGCCGAGCGCGACCCGCTGACCGATACGCTCAATCGGCGTGGCTTCGATGACCAGCTGGAGCTGGCCTTTGCCACGGCCCGACGCTATGAGCGCCCGTTGGCGCTGATCTTTCTGGATCTCGACCACTTCAAAAGCATCAATGACCGCTATGGCCATACGGTAGGTGACGACGTTTTGTGCGCGGTGGCCCGCGACCTGTGCGCTGCGGTGCGCGACAGCGATATTGTCAGCCGCTGGGGCGGTGAAGAGTTTGTGATTCTGGCCCCGGAAACCCCGCTGATCGAGGCCGAGCAACTGGCCAACCGCCTGTGCCGGATGCTCGCCGAACAGCACTATTCCTTCGTCGGCCAGGTGACCGCGAGTTTCGGGGTCGCAGAGCTGACGCCCAAGGAAAGCAAGAGCGACTTTATACGCCGCGCGGACCAGGCTCTCTATGCCGCCAAGACCGCCGGAAGAAACCGCGTCGAGCGGGCCAGAGGCCCTGAATAG